GGCCCGCCGCCGAGAAACTGAACCGGTCCGGGTTCATCGGAGCCTCCGGACAACCTGGAGCCGTTCGGCGGGCCCCGCCGATCAGCCGACGGTGCGCGCCCAGTCACGGAACTCGAGGAGACGGCTGCGGTCCCACGCGTTGCCGTGGGTAGGTCGTTTGGCCACACTCACGGACGCCGACGATCGGTAGCCAGGCAAGACACTGTCGGATGAGGGCGTGGTGGACGGTGGGGACCCGATCCAGCGCCCACAACGCCGCTTCCTCTTTGCTCGGCACCAGCTCTGGTCCACGGTCGAGAACCATGAACACGCGGCACGCATTGAGCACTCCATAGAACAGAGTCGCAAGGTGATTCTCGTCTTGGAGGATCCAGAGGAGATCGTCACGTATCGAGTCGAGGTACGCCTCTTGTGGGATCGGCCCGAAGACATTGCCGATGTCCTCGCCGATGATCGATTCCGAGAACCCCGGACACAAGCCGATGATCGCACATGTGCGGCACGGAATGCGCCCGATCGCCGATTGACGGGCAAGTGGGGAGCACAAGACCCACACGTCCACCGTCGGCACGTGCGCGCCCGAGCGCTCGAACGGCCGTAACCGGCCGGGAGTCTGCCGAGTAGTGCAGGTGCGTGGATCGGCGGACGGTCGCATGGATGCGCGCCGGAATCGGCTGGCTGCACCGTTGACACGACCCCGCAAGTGATCACCCGCTTCCGGCTGTTGCCGTCCGGCCGAGCACGGCTCCGGGTTCTATCATGCGACATGGCTCTCCCGGAAGCGTCGTCTCGCAGATCGGGATGGATCGTGCCGTTGTCGGCCACCGTGATGGTCGGATTCGGCGTGATTCTCTATGGATTCTCCGTCTA
This portion of the Actinomycetota bacterium genome encodes:
- a CDS encoding DUF4111 domain-containing protein — translated: MDVWVLCSPLARQSAIGRIPCRTCAIIGLCPGFSESIIGEDIGNVFGPIPQEAYLDSIRDDLLWILQDENHLATLFYGVLNACRVFMVLDRGPELVPSKEEAALWALDRVPTVHHALIRQCLAWLPIVGVRECGQTTYPRQRVGPQPSPRVP